In the Novipirellula artificiosorum genome, GCGGCGTCCAGCTTCCACGTCCGACTCCGTTGTCAAAGGCAAAAAACGGACGGTGGACCGGTTCGGTCGCAGGGGACTGAGCCTGGCACGGGGCAGACGCAATCGAGGCGATAAAGAAGCTCATGAAGAGGGCGAGACGGTGTTTTCGAAGAGGCATCCGTTTTTCCTGGGCTGGGTCGGGGGTGAGTGAGATTATGAAGGGGATCACGAGTGGTCCACGGTGCATAGGACCGTTTCTTTGCGTTCACGCTTCTGCTATTCTAGCAAACCGGCACAACGACCGGGGTGCCCCCCTCCCTAGACCCCCCATGTCATTATCCCCAGCAGTCATATTCGAGGAACGAAGCGATGGCGGAACAAGAAACGGCCGGCAATTCGACCACTGAACGAATGCAAGCCGAAGTTGCAGAGTTGCAGCGACTCAATTCAGAACCGTTTGCGACTTCCGCGCTCGGCTACATCAAACGCACGGGGCCGGGACTGTTGCAAAGTGCGATGACGCTCGGCGCTGGCAGTGCGGCGGCATCGGTGATCGCGGGTGCATCCTTCGGTTACAAATTATTGTGGGTCCAACCCGTCGCGATGTTTTTAGGCGTCATGATGCTCGGCGCGCTCAGTAACGTGGTGCTGACGACCGGCGAACGCCCCTACAAATCGTTTGGTCGCGAGATCGGAAAATGGCTCGTTGTTCTATGGGCACTTGGGACCATCATGTCGTCGATCATTTGGCACTTTCCCCAGTACGGCCTTGCCGCCAGTGCCGCACGCGACCTTGGGGATCTACAAGGGATCGTCAGCACGCCACCTGAAATTGGGTCGGCAAATGCCCTAATCGAAGAGGCTCAGAAGACAAAGGATGCGGTTCAAATTGCTGCAGCGAACGAAGCGTTGGCTAGCGCTCGGAGTGAAACACCCATGGGGCTCGGGTTCACCCAAGCTGGCTTGATGGTCAGCTTTGGAATCGGGCTACTGATTCTGTGTATCAATATCGTCACCACGTTCAACTACGGCGGTGATTCTCGAGGTGTACGGGTCTATGAGTGGTTCCTGCGAGGCTGTATTGCACTGGTCGTGGTAATGTTTGGGATGGTGGTCGTCGCCAAGATCGATGTTGTCGCCGGCGATATTGGTGAGATCTTCAAAGGCTTCATTGGATGGTATGGCATTCCAAACCTTTGGAACCCAGACGGGACGATGAACAACAGCACCGTCACTCAAGTTCTTGGGATGCTCGGCGCGGCCGTGGGAATCAATATGACGTTCCTGTATCCGTATTCGTTGCTGAAGAAGGGTTGGGGTAAGGATCACAAAAAGCTCGCTCGTTGGGACTTGGGCATGACGATGTTCTTGCCGTTCGTGCTCGTCACGTCGCTTGTCATCATCGCGATGAAGGTGGGTGGCGTTTATGACGGAGCCGATGTTGTCAATACGACCATCAAGCCACTTGGCGCGGCGAAAGCGCTCAGCGGCGTGCTCGGTGAAAACGCGGGCCGGGTGATCTTCGACCTTGGCTTGATCGGGATGACCTGCGGTGCAATCAGCACTCACATGGTCGTGTGTGGTTTCACCTTCTGCGAAATGTTCGGGCTCGAACAAACCAAATCTCGGTTTCGAATGTTTGCCCTGGTTCCCGCCATCGGGATTCTCGGTGTGATCTCATCGCTGCCAATCTGGTTTCCTGTGGCGGCATCCGCTGTCTGCTTTACGATGCTTCCGATCGCCTATTTCGCCTTCTTGATCATGAACAACAAACGCAGCTACATCGGCGACGCGGTCGGATCTGGTTGGACACGCGTGGTGTTCAATCTCGTTTTGGTAATCGCATTGGCGGTCGCCACGATTGGGTCGGGCATCAAGATCTATGGCAACGTGATTCAGAAGCTGTTTCCTGCGAAGGCTCCTGCAGCTGCGGTCATCCAGGGCGACGCGCTGAGCAGCGTGCAGCCGATCGAGATGAAGGAGTGATCCGAGCATGATTTGTTTCCGTCGCGTGTTGATCGCCTCGGTGTGCGTCTGGTTCGCAGTGGTTCACTGCTTCGAAACCGTTGCTCAAGAATTGCAGTTTCGTGACCTGTTCAATGGCAAGGATTTGAGCGGGTGGGTCGATGTGAACACCTCGCCGGACACGTGGAGCGTCAAAGACGGATTGTTGGTTTGCACGGGGCAACCCATCGGTGTGATGCGGTCCGATCGGCACTACGAAAACTTCGTTTTGGAGATCGAGTGGCGACACATGCAACCGGGAGGTAATTCCGGTGTGTTTCTCTGGTCCGATGCGGAGACGACGGAGGACGATCCTTTGCCGATGGGCATGGAAGTTCAGATGTTAGAACTCGACTGGGTGAATCAGAACCGTCGTGCCGACGGATCCTTGCCTCCCATCGCCTATGTGCATGGTGAGCTTTTTCCAGTCGGAGGGATGACGGCGGTTCCGGAGAACCCGCGAGGCACACGAAGCAAGTCGGTGGAAAACCGCTGCAAAGGGGTTGGCCAATGGAATCACTATGTGGTGGTAGCTGTCGACGGCAACGTCAAGCTTTCGGTCAACGGGAAGTTCGTCAATGGAATTCGTGATGCTTCGGTAAAGAAGGGTTACCTCTGCCTTGAATCGGAAGGTCGAGAGATTCATTTTCGCAAAATTCGAATCATGGAATTACCGCCTGGAATGGCTGACGAACCCGCGACAGCGACTCGTGTCAAGTAAACAAAACGCGCCGTCCAAGAGATGTTAAGCCCCCCCGTCCTACTGATTTGCATTGTTCTGACGTTCGCCCTCTGCGTGCTGTTGTGGGTCAAGCTTCACTCGGTTTCTCGGCTTTATCGTTCGCTGCGACAAAACGAGCGGATTGTGATCGAGGATGCGCTGAAGCACCTCTATGATTGTGAATACCATGGCTCCACGGCGACACTGCAAAGCTTAGCCGGGGTGCTACAGACCGATGCCGATCGGGTGGTCGATTTGACCGCCCGGCTTGAGGCGATGGAGTTGTTGCGATGTGAAGAGGCGGGTTTGCGATTGACCGACGAGGGACGGCGCAACGCACTTCGCATGATCCGAATCCACCGTTTGTGGGAAACGTATCTGGCCCAACGCACGGGGTTACCGGAGTCTCATTGGCACTATGAAGCGGATCGGCGAGAGCACACGACATCGCCGGAGCAGGTGGAACGGATCGCGCATGAAACGGGCAACCCTCGTTTTGATCCTCACGGCGACCCCATTCCCACGCCTGATGGCGAGCTTCCCGAGCATCGTGGCTCCCCGCTGTCGGATCATCCGGCGGGTTCGTCCTTGACGGTGGTGCATGTCGAAGATGAACCAGAGGCTGTTTACGCTCAACTTCGAGAGAAGGGCGTAACCGTGAATCAACAAGTCAACTTGCTCGATCGATCTTCCGAAGGAGTCCGATTGGAGATTGACGGACAAGAACAGACGATGGCGCCTGTTGTGGCGGCCAATGTCTGGGTCGTTCCTCACACGACCGACGCACCAAGAAGGCCCGTGGAACGACTTTCCTCGCTCCTTGTGGGCGAGTCGCGGCGTGTGGTGGGGTTGTCGCCAAGATGCCAAGGCATTCAGCGGCAGCGATTCTTGGACCTTGGCCTTGTTCCAGGAACGAAGGTGACATCGGTCATGCAGAGCCCGGCAGGCGATCCAACGGGATACCGGATTCGCGGTGCTGTGATTGCCTTGCGAAGTGAGCAGGCAAACATGATTCAAATCGAACCACGACGAGTCGAACCATGAAATTCGCTCGATCCCCTTGCGACCGGTGTCCCGCCAATCCACAAGCGATGCCCGTGAAGATTGGCACGCAACAAGTGCTCGAAACGGATTCCAACGTCGACTTGGTCGTCGCGCTCGGTGGCAATCCGAATACGGGCAAGAGCACCGTGTTTAACGCGTTGACGGGACTGCGGCAGCACACCGGCAATTGGCCTGGCAAGACCGTTGCCCGCGCCGAAGGCAGTCTTACCCACCAGGGGTTGAGGTATCGACTTGTTGATTTGCCCGGCACGTATTCGTTAATGGCGACAAGCTATGACGAAGAGATCGCGCGGGACTTTTTGCTTTTCGGGCGTCCCGACGTGACCGTTGTTGTCGTCGATGCCACTCGATTGGATCGGAACCTGAACCTCGCACTGCAAGTGCTGGAGATAACCGATCGTGTGGTGCTCTGTTTGAACTTGATGGACGAGGCACGGCGTCACGGATTGACCATTGATGTTGATCAATTGTCGGAGGAACTTGGCGTCCCCGTTGTGCCCACCAGCGCACGATTTGACCAGGGCTTGGACAAGCTGCTTGCCACGATTCACTCGGTTGCAACGGGGAAGCTCATCTGTAAGCCGGTTCGAATTCAGACATGGTCCGACGAACTGCGCGGTGCGATTGAGCAACTTACCACACAGCTGTGTGCGGTCGACCACGAATTGGCAAATGCCCAGTGGGTTGCCCTGCGGTTACTTGATGGCGATGAGCGTGTTGCCGAAGCGGTGCGTTGTGGGGAGCTTGTGGGAGCCGCGGATTCGATCACTGCCGAGGAAAGTCGATCGCGAGAGCAGATTCTGAAACTCGCTTCCTCCTTGCGTTGGCAACTCGGTGCTGGCTTCCACGATTCCTTGGTGGAAACCATTTTTGCCAAGGCGGGTAAGATCGCAGACGCGACCGTGACGCGCAGCGGCGACGAAAATGGGCCAGCGTTTGATCGAAAATTGGATCAAATCCTGACGAGCCGTTGGACGGGATTTCCTGTCATGATTCTGTTGTTGGCCGTCGTGCTGTGGCTGACCATCGCCGGCGCAAACGTTCCCTCCGCCTTTCTATTCTCTATCTTGATCGATACCGTTTACCCGCAATTGAAGTCTGTCGCAGCGACGATCGGAATGCCATGGTGGTTATCGGGCGTTCTGATCGATGGCGTTTATCTGGCCACGGCATGGGTGATCAGCGTGATGTTGCCTCCGATGGCGATTTTTTTTCCGCTCTTCACTTTGCTTGAGGATTTTGGATATTTGCCGCGTGTTGCCTTCAACCTCGATCACTTGTTCAAACGCGCGGGTGGTCATGGCAAACAAGCGCTGACAATGTGTATGGGGTTAGGCTGCAATGCGGCGGGAGTGATCGCGACGCGAATTATCGAGAGCCCACGTGAGCGGCTGATTGCGATCATCAGCAATAACTTTGCCCTTTGCAACGGTCGTTGGCCGACTCAGATCTTGTTGGCAACGATCTTCTTCGGCGCACTGGTTCCCTCCTACTTGGCGGGGTTGGTCGCAGCAACCGCGGTGCTCTTTGTGGCCCTGTTGGGTGTCCTGCTGACCTTTGTGGTGTCGTGGTTGTTGTCGCGAACGGTTCTGCAAGGTGAAGCCTCGATCTTTCACTTGGAACTGCCGCCGTATCGCCCGCCGCGGTTGTTGCAAACGCTTTACACCTCCTTGATCGACCGTACCATTTTTGTCCTCTGGCGAGCGATCGTGTTTGCGGCACCGGCAGGTGCCGTCATTTGGTTGACGGCAAACTTGACATGGGGCGACGCATCCTTGGCCGAACATCTTGTCCACTGGCTGGACCCCCTCGGTGTACTGATCGGACTCAATGGTATTATCTTGCTTGCCTACTTCATTGCGATCCCAGCGAACGAGATTGTGATTCCAACGATCTTGATGTTGACGGTCTTGGTTTTTGGCATGCATGATTCCGGGAAGGGTGCCGGCGTGATGTTTGAACTTGAATCGACCAATGCGACCAAGGGAATCTTGGAAGCGGGTGGATGGACCGTGCTGACTGCGGTGAACGTGATGCTCTTTAGTTTGGTTCACAACCCCTGCTCGACGACGATCTACACGATTTGGAAAGAAACACGTAGCATGAAATGGACGGTTCTCGCCACCTTCTTACCTTTAGCGATGGGAGTGGTGCTCTGTTATCTCGTCGCCCAAATCTGGAATCTGACGCTCGGATAGGCCGATGGCCGCTTTCGACATTCAACCCCTTTTGGCTTGGCGATGCATTCGAATCGGTGGACCAGAACGGGTGTCATCTTCGTCGATACCGTAACCCTTGCTTGCGATTGCGAAATGCACGAAGAGGTGTAGAATGGGGCTTTGTTGTCGTGATCCCGGTAACTCGAATCCACAGATCGAGTCGTTTCGATGCTTTCAAAGACTGCGGAATACGCGCTGCGAGCCATTACCTGCATGGGCAGCCGATTTGGGCATCCCGCTTCGGCCGATGTGCTTGCTGGCGAAACGAAAGTGCCACGAAGGTACCTCCACCGCGTCTTGCAAGACCTGGCTGCTGCAGGGCTGGTTCAATCGCGGTCCGGTCCCGGGGGCGGCTATGAACTGGCCATCGAGACGGACAAGATCACGATTCTGGACGTCATCAACGCGGTAGCGCCGTTGGAACGAATTGAGAGCTGCCCGCTCGGGCTCAAGTCGCATTCCACACTCTGTCCGCTACATGCTGAACTCGACAGTGCCTACGCGAAAACCGAATCCGCATTTGCTGGGGTCACGATTCGGGACCTACTTGAATCCACCAGCCCGATCATGCCGCTGCGTGAAGCCCGCTAGAGCATTTTTGTAATCGGAAAAGGGGTCAGGTACGAATAGCCAAATGGCCCGAAGGGTGCTTTTCACTATTCGTAACTGACCCCTTTGCCTTGTCAATCTCGTGCTATTTGACCTGCTTGACCGACACCGATTCCACGGTCGAAAGCGCATTGAGAGATGCGATCAGCTTGATGGCGTCGGTATCTTCATTCGGCACCAAACGGTACACCAACTCCATGGCTCCACCGCGCCGAGTTGTTTCCGCCGTAAGAAGCTCGTAAGACTCGACCGATTGTTTCAGTTCTTGTTCCCAACCTTCCGTCGCCGAGAGCCCCACCACGATCGACAACCGCAGCGACTTTGCAGTCGTGGTCTTCCCCGTCCCCCCCGCAGTCCCCGAACCTGTGTTTTCCGAGCTCTTGTTGAACTGCGTCGCCAGTGCGACCGTGACCAAGCCAAGTGCTGTCACCCAGTACTGGCCGGCTCCGACTGCCATTCCGACGACCACCGCAGCCAACACAAAGGCGACATCACGTGTCGCAGGTACGGCGGTACGAAATCGGACGATCGACAGCGCACCGACAAGGCTGAAGGCACGGGCAATATTGTCACCGATGATTTGTGTCGCCATTGCGATCAAGATGCTCATCAACACCAACGTCACCGTCAACGTATCACGTGAGTTCGCGGGTTGATGGCGTCGCGCCAACATCGCGACAATCCAACCACACAACCATGCGAACAATAGCCGAATGGCAACCGTTTCCACCAATGGGTCGAGCGATGTCGTTTCAACAGCAAGCCACTCAGGTATCATGCGACCGACTCCCTTTTCACATTTCGGTAATCGTCCGCCGGTTCGGGCACCAACATCGGATAGGCGGTTGTGCGAACCTTATCGACACCACCAC is a window encoding:
- a CDS encoding RrF2 family transcriptional regulator, which codes for MLSKTAEYALRAITCMGSRFGHPASADVLAGETKVPRRYLHRVLQDLAAAGLVQSRSGPGGGYELAIETDKITILDVINAVAPLERIESCPLGLKSHSTLCPLHAELDSAYAKTESAFAGVTIRDLLESTSPIMPLREAR
- a CDS encoding divalent metal cation transporter produces the protein MAEQETAGNSTTERMQAEVAELQRLNSEPFATSALGYIKRTGPGLLQSAMTLGAGSAAASVIAGASFGYKLLWVQPVAMFLGVMMLGALSNVVLTTGERPYKSFGREIGKWLVVLWALGTIMSSIIWHFPQYGLAASAARDLGDLQGIVSTPPEIGSANALIEEAQKTKDAVQIAAANEALASARSETPMGLGFTQAGLMVSFGIGLLILCINIVTTFNYGGDSRGVRVYEWFLRGCIALVVVMFGMVVVAKIDVVAGDIGEIFKGFIGWYGIPNLWNPDGTMNNSTVTQVLGMLGAAVGINMTFLYPYSLLKKGWGKDHKKLARWDLGMTMFLPFVLVTSLVIIAMKVGGVYDGADVVNTTIKPLGAAKALSGVLGENAGRVIFDLGLIGMTCGAISTHMVVCGFTFCEMFGLEQTKSRFRMFALVPAIGILGVISSLPIWFPVAASAVCFTMLPIAYFAFLIMNNKRSYIGDAVGSGWTRVVFNLVLVIALAVATIGSGIKIYGNVIQKLFPAKAPAAAVIQGDALSSVQPIEMKE
- a CDS encoding DUF4956 domain-containing protein, translating into MIPEWLAVETTSLDPLVETVAIRLLFAWLCGWIVAMLARRHQPANSRDTLTVTLVLMSILIAMATQIIGDNIARAFSLVGALSIVRFRTAVPATRDVAFVLAAVVVGMAVGAGQYWVTALGLVTVALATQFNKSSENTGSGTAGGTGKTTTAKSLRLSIVVGLSATEGWEQELKQSVESYELLTAETTRRGGAMELVYRLVPNEDTDAIKLIASLNALSTVESVSVKQVK
- a CDS encoding metal-dependent transcriptional regulator; translation: MLSPPVLLICIVLTFALCVLLWVKLHSVSRLYRSLRQNERIVIEDALKHLYDCEYHGSTATLQSLAGVLQTDADRVVDLTARLEAMELLRCEEAGLRLTDEGRRNALRMIRIHRLWETYLAQRTGLPESHWHYEADRREHTTSPEQVERIAHETGNPRFDPHGDPIPTPDGELPEHRGSPLSDHPAGSSLTVVHVEDEPEAVYAQLREKGVTVNQQVNLLDRSSEGVRLEIDGQEQTMAPVVAANVWVVPHTTDAPRRPVERLSSLLVGESRRVVGLSPRCQGIQRQRFLDLGLVPGTKVTSVMQSPAGDPTGYRIRGAVIALRSEQANMIQIEPRRVEP
- a CDS encoding 3-keto-disaccharide hydrolase, whose product is MICFRRVLIASVCVWFAVVHCFETVAQELQFRDLFNGKDLSGWVDVNTSPDTWSVKDGLLVCTGQPIGVMRSDRHYENFVLEIEWRHMQPGGNSGVFLWSDAETTEDDPLPMGMEVQMLELDWVNQNRRADGSLPPIAYVHGELFPVGGMTAVPENPRGTRSKSVENRCKGVGQWNHYVVVAVDGNVKLSVNGKFVNGIRDASVKKGYLCLESEGREIHFRKIRIMELPPGMADEPATATRVK
- the feoB gene encoding ferrous iron transport protein B, which produces MKFARSPCDRCPANPQAMPVKIGTQQVLETDSNVDLVVALGGNPNTGKSTVFNALTGLRQHTGNWPGKTVARAEGSLTHQGLRYRLVDLPGTYSLMATSYDEEIARDFLLFGRPDVTVVVVDATRLDRNLNLALQVLEITDRVVLCLNLMDEARRHGLTIDVDQLSEELGVPVVPTSARFDQGLDKLLATIHSVATGKLICKPVRIQTWSDELRGAIEQLTTQLCAVDHELANAQWVALRLLDGDERVAEAVRCGELVGAADSITAEESRSREQILKLASSLRWQLGAGFHDSLVETIFAKAGKIADATVTRSGDENGPAFDRKLDQILTSRWTGFPVMILLLAVVLWLTIAGANVPSAFLFSILIDTVYPQLKSVAATIGMPWWLSGVLIDGVYLATAWVISVMLPPMAIFFPLFTLLEDFGYLPRVAFNLDHLFKRAGGHGKQALTMCMGLGCNAAGVIATRIIESPRERLIAIISNNFALCNGRWPTQILLATIFFGALVPSYLAGLVAATAVLFVALLGVLLTFVVSWLLSRTVLQGEASIFHLELPPYRPPRLLQTLYTSLIDRTIFVLWRAIVFAAPAGAVIWLTANLTWGDASLAEHLVHWLDPLGVLIGLNGIILLAYFIAIPANEIVIPTILMLTVLVFGMHDSGKGAGVMFELESTNATKGILEAGGWTVLTAVNVMLFSLVHNPCSTTIYTIWKETRSMKWTVLATFLPLAMGVVLCYLVAQIWNLTLG